In the Mytilus trossulus isolate FHL-02 chromosome 1, PNRI_Mtr1.1.1.hap1, whole genome shotgun sequence genome, one interval contains:
- the LOC134695656 gene encoding uncharacterized protein LOC134695656, protein MLSEDLQESETEESPDLHSSLPELKLWKVTKLQEWLEKHKLKKSGLKEVLVNRVYRAMSGYMDSDPDSSDENLGEDLIPVHEISNWKTLDFSDIPNGLASKDVDGYFLYQKNPTTGARLHFDRQMKKAKRLCNEGFIRDILYSDLSDFCYIKSKCLPSMKQSVSIGTSGMTAKFYSLNVCLGRKFGNIFNARCNCKAGGAGLCAHVGALLYTLVKTKDSCTSSECTWDRPRPLQRKPSPARVCDITFTKTEKETQTKKVRPYPGIYQAGPIKEIQNETFLDDILKGLENAYPQCVLYQTLRFENANIDPFLELFYPDYMFCDFVNLTRDTCVKDFTHFFDNLKVTDAISQTLEEGTRGQSVNTNWIKARKNLITASVMGEVYKRKKLVPDNLLKKICGYVTVPDRVKSIKYGRKYESVAVSQYIQKHTKECGNTTVESRGLLVNPKYPFLGASIDSLVTCNKCGVGLVEVKCPYGSDSKKEPWRNKTPIECAKDTNFCCNEVDGQLELKDTSNYMYQVQGQLGVYELNWVDFVIWTKKGISVERINFDESTWNSMLQKLKEFYIGCVIPEIFTRRVERGKPLY, encoded by the coding sequence atgttatCAGAAGATCTACAAGAATCAGAAACAGAGGAATCACCCGATTTACATTCAAGTCTTCCAGAGTTAAAATTATGGAAAGTGACAAAACTTCAAGAGTGGTTagaaaaacacaaattgaaaaAGTCAGGATTAAAGGAAGTATTGGTAAACCGGGTTTATCGAGCAATGTCTGGTTACATGGATTCAGATCCAGATAGCTCAGATGAGAACTTAGGTGAGGATTTAATTCCTGTACATGAGATTTCAAATTGGAAGACACTAGACTTTAGTGACATTCCAAATGGTTTGGCCTCAAAAGATGTAGACGGTTATTTTCTCTACCAAAAGAACCCTACAACAGGAGCAAGATTGCACTTTGACCGACAAATGAAAAAGGCAAAACGACTATGCAATGAAGGGTTTATCAGAGATATACTATATAGTGATTTATCAGACTTTTGCTATATCAAGTCCAAGTGTTTACCCTCTATGAAACAGTCTGTTAGTATTGGGACATCTGGCATGACTGCcaaattttatagtttaaatGTATGCCTAGGTAGAAAATTTGGAAATATCTTCAATGCTAGATGCAACTGTAAGGCAGGTGGGGCTGGTCTCTGTGCACATGTAGGTGCTTTACTGTATACTTTAGTTAAAACCAAAGATTCATGCACATCAAGTGAGTGTACTTGGGATCGTCCTAGACCTCTGCAGCGAAAGCCAAGTCCTGCAAGAGTCTGCGATATAACTTTTACTAAgacagaaaaagaaacacaaacaaaaaaagtccGACCATATCCTGGAATATACCAAGCTGGACCTATTAAGGAGATTCAGAATGAGACTTTTCTAGATGACATTTTAAAAGGGTTGGAGAATGCATATCCACAGTGTGTTTTATATCAGACACTTAGGTTTGAAAATGCAAATATTGATCCTTTTTTGGAATTGTTCTACCCGGACTATATGTTTTGTGACTTTGTAAATCTCACACGTGATACCTGTGTTAAAGACTTCACACACTTTTTTGACAACCTAAAAGTTACAGATGCAATTAGTCAAACCCTTGAAGAGGGAACAAGAGGTCAAAGTGTCAATACTAATTGGATAAAGGCTCGAAAAAACTTAATAACAGCATCTGTTATGGGAgaagtttataaaagaaaaaagctTGTGCcagacaatttgttgaaaaaaatttgTGGATATGTGACTGTTCCAGATAGGGTCAAGAGCATAAAGTATGGACGCAAATATGAATCGGTTGCTGTAAGTCAGTACATTCAGAAACATACAAAAGAATGTGGAAATACTACAGTCGAGTCTCGTGGACTATTAGTCAACCCCAAATATCCCTTTTTAGGGGCTAGCATCGATTCACTGGTCACTTGCAACAAATGTGGTGTTGGCTTAGTTGAAGTAAAATGTCCGTATGGCTCAGACAGTAAAAAGGAACCATGGAGGAATAAAACTCCAATTGAGTGTGCCAAAGATACCAACTTCTGTTGCAATGAAGTCGATGGACAGCTTGAATTAAAAGACACAAGTAATTATATGTATCAGGTTCAGGGTCAGTTAGGAGTGTATGAACTGAACTGGGTAGATTTTGTAATTTGGACTAAAAAAGGTATCAGTGTAGAGAGAATTAACTTTGATGAATCTACATGGAATTCTATGTTGCAAAAGCTCAAAGAATTTTATATTGGTTGTGTTATACCAGAAATATTTACAAGGAGAGTAGAACGGGGGAAACCACTGTATTAG